A window of Streptomyces sp. SAI-127 contains these coding sequences:
- a CDS encoding ROK family transcriptional regulator, producing MKRTSRDIRTANRYEVLRQIIAESPTSRQELAAATGLSLATVATLVGELLDLRMITEVGFEESAGGRPRGLVAVNASGGALIGVDIAETYVHVELFDLALNVLARAEEDVSPGESLPEQVVGHVAAAVGSVVTQAGIEGARVLGVGVSVPGQVDRATGISEYAPNWDWHDVPLVDLLSEYIAYPLYLDNPLRAVAVAELWFGAARGSGNAVVVTLGTGVGAGLVLGGALHRGVSNSAGEWGHNTIVLDGRLCRCGNHGCVETYVGAPGIMLNLRELSPDSELLHPGDQTATIAALARGMLTQDPVAVKVVRHTARYLGASIAHLVNLFNPEVVVLSSWVAAALGEPLVAEVREAVARHALPRPMAATEIVLSPIPTDPACLGAATFALEGALQSVGQRSAKRTTPARTKTHDPR from the coding sequence ATGAAGCGCACATCACGTGACATCCGCACCGCGAACCGCTACGAGGTGTTGCGCCAGATCATCGCCGAGTCGCCCACCTCCCGGCAGGAGCTGGCGGCGGCCACCGGGCTGAGCCTGGCCACCGTCGCCACGCTCGTCGGCGAGCTGCTCGACCTCCGCATGATCACGGAGGTCGGTTTCGAGGAGTCGGCAGGCGGGCGCCCCCGGGGGCTCGTGGCGGTCAACGCGTCGGGGGGCGCGTTGATCGGCGTGGACATCGCGGAGACGTACGTCCATGTCGAGCTGTTCGACCTCGCGCTGAACGTGCTGGCCCGCGCCGAGGAGGACGTCAGCCCCGGCGAGAGCCTCCCGGAGCAGGTGGTCGGACATGTCGCCGCCGCCGTCGGCTCGGTGGTCACGCAGGCCGGGATCGAGGGCGCCCGGGTGCTCGGTGTCGGCGTGAGCGTGCCGGGGCAGGTGGACCGCGCCACCGGCATCTCGGAGTACGCCCCCAACTGGGACTGGCACGACGTGCCGCTGGTCGACCTGCTCTCCGAGTACATCGCCTACCCGCTCTACCTGGACAACCCGCTGCGTGCCGTCGCCGTGGCCGAGCTGTGGTTCGGGGCGGCGCGCGGGAGCGGGAACGCCGTGGTGGTCACCCTCGGGACCGGCGTGGGCGCCGGGCTCGTCCTGGGCGGCGCCCTGCATCGCGGTGTCTCCAACAGCGCCGGCGAGTGGGGCCACAACACGATCGTCCTGGACGGACGCCTGTGCCGCTGCGGCAACCACGGCTGCGTGGAGACGTACGTGGGCGCGCCCGGGATCATGCTGAACCTGCGGGAGCTGAGCCCCGACAGCGAGCTGCTGCACCCGGGCGACCAGACGGCGACGATCGCCGCGCTGGCCCGGGGGATGCTCACCCAGGACCCGGTGGCGGTCAAGGTCGTCCGGCACACCGCCCGCTATCTGGGCGCCTCCATCGCGCACCTGGTCAATCTGTTCAACCCCGAGGTGGTCGTGCTCAGCAGCTGGGTCGCGGCCGCCCTCGGCGAGCCCCTGGTCGCGGAGGTGCGCGAGGCCGTCGCCCGGCACGCGCTGCCCCGGCCGATGGCCGCCACCGAGATCGTCCTCTCCCCGATCCCGACGGACCCGGCGTGTCTGGGCGCGGCGACGTTCGCGCTCGAAGGGGCGCTCCAGTCGGTCGGGCAGAGGTCCGCGAAACGCACCACCCCGGCAAGGACGAAGACGCACGACCCCCGCTAG
- a CDS encoding glycoside hydrolase, with product MHVSHPHRKRSALLTAAAAFAVAGPLISAPPASAATPTVAEVSPHAAQTIDNIGASGAWWVNDLKNFDPKVQARVSKLLFSKDGLALSSYRYNIGGGGTGVTYAPRAPEDFLKDDGSYDWSKDKAGRTFLYAAAKYGVKDLIAFVNSAPAQWKTNDKSCGGYLKTENTQDFADYVADVTDHFAKQGVRFDYISPFNEPTNSFDSCGQEGMLVPVDQRDDIVRALGAEQQARGQRTGIIADESSSTVSFNTEVPQWISQPDTAQYVDKLAHHTYNNPGDDQRAKIYETSKSVGKQSWSTEICCFGNGGTGWAQEYDPTIDGGLNLSRIIYKDFATAHDSAFQWWVALSEQIGSDPLAKNSEGWNDGLIYYDPNYATNGNQTLYFTKRYYALGQYSKFVRPGSVAHNVTGVPDGVEVSTYDDHGKWVVVVNNHNTTDTAVKLRFNSKAPVRASKAVRTSATESWANVAKPAVKGGTASATLPARSITTYVLDQKGHGTSAVTGALQGKQSGKCLTANASGAAISSCTGGPEQVWSYDAKGRLKGVNGYLTAGSSGLTTSPEATRDGSRQWLLNSNGQVVSEASGTCLDVGGQATAEGSKVGLWTCNGGTNQAWFKQ from the coding sequence ATGCACGTGTCTCACCCCCACCGCAAGAGATCAGCCCTGCTGACAGCCGCAGCCGCGTTCGCTGTCGCGGGACCCCTGATATCCGCCCCGCCCGCCTCGGCCGCCACCCCCACGGTGGCCGAGGTGTCCCCGCACGCCGCCCAGACCATCGACAACATCGGCGCCTCGGGCGCCTGGTGGGTCAACGACCTGAAGAACTTCGACCCGAAGGTCCAGGCCCGGGTGTCCAAGCTGCTGTTCTCCAAGGACGGCCTGGCACTGAGCAGTTACCGCTACAACATCGGCGGTGGCGGCACCGGGGTCACCTACGCCCCGCGCGCTCCCGAGGACTTCCTGAAGGACGACGGGTCCTACGACTGGAGCAAGGACAAGGCGGGCCGTACATTCCTGTACGCGGCCGCCAAGTACGGCGTGAAGGACCTGATCGCCTTCGTCAACAGCGCGCCCGCGCAGTGGAAGACCAACGACAAGAGCTGCGGCGGCTATCTGAAGACGGAGAACACGCAGGACTTCGCGGACTACGTCGCGGACGTGACGGACCACTTCGCCAAGCAGGGCGTGCGCTTCGACTACATCAGCCCCTTCAACGAGCCGACCAACAGCTTCGACAGCTGCGGCCAGGAGGGCATGCTGGTGCCGGTCGACCAACGCGACGACATCGTGCGGGCGTTGGGCGCCGAGCAGCAGGCCCGCGGTCAGAGGACCGGCATCATCGCGGACGAGTCCAGCAGCACGGTCAGCTTCAACACCGAGGTCCCGCAGTGGATCTCGCAGCCGGACACCGCCCAGTACGTCGACAAGCTCGCCCACCACACGTACAACAACCCGGGCGACGACCAGCGGGCGAAGATCTACGAGACGTCCAAGTCGGTCGGCAAGCAGTCCTGGTCCACGGAGATCTGCTGCTTCGGCAACGGCGGCACGGGCTGGGCGCAGGAGTACGACCCCACGATCGACGGTGGTCTGAACCTCTCCCGGATCATCTACAAGGACTTCGCGACCGCGCACGACTCGGCGTTCCAGTGGTGGGTCGCCCTCTCGGAGCAGATCGGCTCCGACCCCCTCGCGAAGAACAGCGAGGGCTGGAACGACGGCCTGATCTACTACGACCCCAACTACGCCACCAACGGCAACCAGACCCTGTACTTCACCAAGCGCTATTACGCGCTCGGCCAGTACAGCAAGTTCGTCCGGCCGGGCTCGGTCGCCCACAACGTGACCGGTGTACCGGACGGCGTCGAGGTGTCGACGTACGACGACCACGGCAAGTGGGTCGTCGTGGTCAACAACCACAACACCACCGACACCGCGGTGAAGCTGCGCTTCAACAGCAAGGCGCCGGTCCGCGCGAGCAAGGCCGTGCGGACCTCGGCGACCGAGAGCTGGGCGAACGTCGCGAAGCCGGCGGTCAAGGGCGGCACGGCCTCGGCGACCCTGCCGGCCCGGTCCATCACGACGTACGTCCTCGACCAGAAGGGCCACGGCACTTCGGCGGTCACGGGCGCGCTCCAGGGCAAGCAGTCCGGCAAGTGCCTGACCGCGAACGCCTCGGGTGCGGCGATCAGCAGCTGCACGGGCGGGCCCGAGCAGGTGTGGTCGTACGACGCGAAGGGCCGTCTGAAGGGCGTGAACGGCTATCTGACTGCGGGGAGTTCGGGGCTCACGACGAGCCCGGAGGCGACCCGTGACGGCAGCCGGCAATGGCTGCTGAACTCCAACGGCCAAGTCGTCAGCGAGGCGTCCGGCACCTGCCTGGACGTCGGCGGACAGGCGACGGCCGAGGGCAGCAAGGTCGGCCTGTGGACCTGCAACGGCGGGACCAACCAGGCCTGGTTCAAGCAGTAA
- a CDS encoding sugar ABC transporter substrate-binding protein: protein MSALSNSNWDRRNVLRAAMGLAAAGGLAACGGNTGRSSGGSGDGLVQFFHAYGEAGTEQAIKRYAKAYKDANVTTNWITGNNFEAKLFASLLTKNAPDVFEFHPQIQMVKSGQVADLSDIINPVKDDFNPADIKSHTVDGKIYGVRMIDDPQFFFYRKSMLEKAKVDVPTTLDELLEAAEKLTTSKVKGVFLGNDLTPAINPLLWSAGADTLTADNKPAFHTDAVVAGMKQLRQLFTSGNLLLDAPADYWDPSAINQGLCAIQFCGMWAMPAMQKALGDDLGVFPFPKVGDNGKQSVYNGGWSMFVNAKGKNVDAAKEYVKWLWIDQKEYQEDWATSYGFHIPPRTSIAQSATKLKSGLPAEGVKLFNEFGHFDNIGWTQAMITALTDAFANSVRKNGDPNAALADAEKKVNAELKKLFG from the coding sequence ATGTCGGCATTGAGCAACAGCAACTGGGACCGTCGAAACGTTCTGCGGGCCGCGATGGGCCTGGCCGCCGCCGGCGGGCTGGCCGCGTGCGGCGGGAACACCGGGCGGAGCAGCGGAGGATCGGGCGACGGGCTCGTCCAGTTCTTCCACGCTTACGGCGAGGCGGGCACCGAGCAGGCGATCAAGCGGTACGCGAAGGCGTACAAGGACGCCAACGTGACCACCAACTGGATCACGGGCAACAACTTCGAGGCGAAGCTCTTCGCGTCCCTGCTCACCAAGAACGCGCCCGACGTCTTCGAGTTCCACCCGCAGATCCAGATGGTCAAGAGCGGTCAGGTGGCGGACCTGAGCGACATCATCAACCCGGTCAAGGACGACTTCAACCCGGCCGACATCAAGTCGCACACCGTGGACGGGAAGATATACGGCGTCCGCATGATCGACGACCCGCAGTTCTTCTTCTACCGCAAGTCGATGCTGGAGAAGGCCAAGGTCGACGTGCCGACCACCCTCGACGAGCTGCTCGAGGCGGCGGAGAAGCTCACCACCAGCAAGGTCAAGGGCGTCTTCCTCGGCAACGACCTCACGCCGGCCATCAACCCGCTCCTCTGGTCGGCGGGTGCCGACACCCTCACCGCCGACAACAAGCCCGCCTTCCACACGGACGCGGTCGTCGCCGGCATGAAGCAGCTGCGCCAGCTGTTCACCAGCGGCAACCTGCTCCTTGACGCCCCGGCCGACTACTGGGACCCGTCGGCGATCAACCAGGGCCTGTGTGCCATCCAGTTCTGCGGCATGTGGGCGATGCCCGCGATGCAGAAGGCGCTCGGCGACGACCTCGGCGTCTTCCCCTTCCCCAAGGTCGGGGACAACGGCAAGCAGTCGGTCTACAACGGCGGCTGGTCGATGTTCGTCAACGCCAAGGGCAAGAACGTGGACGCGGCCAAGGAATACGTGAAGTGGCTGTGGATCGACCAGAAGGAGTACCAGGAGGACTGGGCCACCTCGTACGGCTTCCACATTCCGCCGCGCACCTCCATCGCCCAGTCCGCCACCAAGCTCAAGTCGGGTCTGCCGGCCGAGGGCGTCAAGCTCTTCAACGAGTTCGGGCACTTCGACAACATCGGCTGGACCCAGGCGATGATCACCGCCCTCACCGACGCGTTCGCCAACAGCGTCCGTAAGAACGGCGACCCGAACGCCGCGCTCGCCGACGCGGAGAAGAAGGTCAACGCCGAGCTCAAGAAGCTCTTCGGATAG
- a CDS encoding sugar ABC transporter permease: MSTTTTRGVAQPAPAKASPARPRRGLRGNPTFNFWLFTGPFLIGLVIFVFVPIVWSIWLSFFDARFTVTPSKFIGFDNYKSMLTNSNFTGSLVTFTVFAALIVPLTWALSLGLAMLVHRLRFMRAFFRSVFFLPTAVSYVAAALIWKMSIFTGVRFGLMNTVLGWFGVENIAYLSDPNPPWYWLVIVTVRLWLQAGFYMILFLAALQNIPAELYEAAAIDGAKPGWQTFRYITLPQLRATSTAVILLLLVAAYQAFDEFFNIITTKATWGQTPLMVLYKTALGENQDYGAGSAGAVILTLLICAVTLLQGKFMGFGRGEDSK, from the coding sequence ATGTCGACCACCACCACGCGCGGGGTCGCCCAGCCCGCCCCGGCCAAGGCCTCACCGGCCCGGCCGCGGCGGGGTCTACGGGGCAACCCGACCTTCAACTTCTGGCTCTTCACCGGGCCGTTCCTCATCGGCCTGGTGATCTTCGTCTTCGTGCCGATCGTCTGGAGCATCTGGCTCAGCTTCTTCGACGCGCGCTTCACCGTCACGCCGAGCAAGTTCATCGGCTTCGACAACTACAAGAGCATGCTGACGAACTCCAACTTCACCGGTTCCCTGGTGACGTTCACGGTGTTCGCCGCGCTCATCGTGCCCCTCACCTGGGCCCTGTCCCTGGGCCTGGCGATGCTGGTGCACCGGCTGCGGTTCATGCGGGCGTTCTTCCGGTCGGTGTTCTTCCTGCCGACCGCCGTGTCCTACGTCGCCGCCGCGCTGATCTGGAAGATGTCCATCTTCACGGGTGTCCGCTTCGGCCTGATGAACACGGTGCTCGGCTGGTTCGGCGTCGAGAACATCGCCTACCTGTCCGACCCGAACCCGCCCTGGTACTGGCTGGTCATCGTGACCGTACGGCTGTGGCTGCAGGCCGGCTTCTACATGATCCTGTTCCTGGCCGCGCTGCAGAACATCCCGGCGGAGCTGTACGAGGCCGCCGCGATCGACGGCGCCAAGCCCGGCTGGCAGACCTTCCGGTACATCACGCTGCCCCAGCTGCGCGCCACCTCCACCGCGGTGATCCTGCTGCTGCTCGTCGCCGCCTACCAGGCGTTCGACGAGTTCTTCAACATCATCACGACCAAGGCGACCTGGGGTCAGACCCCGCTCATGGTCCTCTACAAGACCGCCCTCGGCGAGAACCAGGACTACGGCGCCGGCAGCGCGGGCGCCGTCATCCTCACGCTGCTGATCTGCGCCGTCACGCTCCTCCAGGGCAAGTTCATGGGCTTCGGAAGGGGGGAGGACTCCAAGTGA
- a CDS encoding carbohydrate ABC transporter permease: MTTTAPQVGKERRKKHGGVLGNTGLYIAVGIAALLFLLPFYLILRNSLSTDPEITGENWKLLPSFQWGNISELFDDPTVDFARSMWNSTVIAVSMTIGTLLICSLAGYGLARIPYKHANKVFYVVLATLMVPTAVTFVPSFVLVSSLGWIDTYRGLIIPGLFSGFTCFLFRQYFLGFPKELEEAARVDGLGYWGAYWRIVVPNSLNFFAAMATITFISGWNAFLWPLVIGQDPSSWTVQVALSSFMTNQTVNFHLIFMATAISILPLVFVFLFLQRWLVQGIAQTGIKG, encoded by the coding sequence GTGACCACCACCGCACCTCAGGTGGGCAAGGAGCGCCGCAAGAAGCACGGAGGCGTCCTCGGCAACACGGGCCTGTACATCGCCGTGGGTATCGCCGCCCTGCTCTTCCTGCTCCCCTTCTACCTGATCCTCCGCAACTCCCTCTCCACGGACCCGGAGATCACGGGCGAGAACTGGAAGCTGCTGCCCTCCTTCCAGTGGGGCAACATCAGCGAGCTGTTCGACGACCCGACGGTCGACTTCGCCAGGTCCATGTGGAACTCGACGGTGATCGCCGTCTCCATGACCATCGGCACCCTGCTGATCTGCTCCCTGGCCGGCTACGGCCTGGCACGTATCCCCTACAAGCACGCCAACAAGGTCTTCTACGTCGTCCTCGCGACCCTGATGGTCCCCACCGCCGTCACCTTCGTGCCCAGCTTCGTGCTGGTCTCGTCCCTCGGCTGGATCGACACCTACCGCGGTCTGATCATCCCGGGCCTGTTCAGTGGTTTCACCTGCTTCCTGTTCCGGCAGTACTTCCTCGGGTTCCCGAAGGAGCTGGAGGAGGCGGCACGCGTGGACGGGCTCGGTTACTGGGGCGCATACTGGCGAATCGTCGTACCCAACTCGCTGAACTTCTTCGCGGCGATGGCCACGATCACGTTCATCAGCGGCTGGAACGCCTTCCTGTGGCCGTTGGTCATCGGCCAGGACCCGAGCTCCTGGACCGTCCAGGTCGCACTGTCCTCCTTCATGACCAACCAGACCGTCAACTTCCACCTGATCTTCATGGCCACCGCCATTTCCATCCTGCCCCTGGTGTTCGTGTTCCTCTTCCTCCAGCGCTGGCTGGTCCAGGGGATCGCGCAGACCGGCATCAAGGGCTGA
- a CDS encoding glycoside hydrolase family 2 TIM barrel-domain containing protein, producing the protein MSFRTTSAFDYVEDVSPGSGALPPRAWYASSDAKALPLDGAWRFRLSATADAEDDSFAEEGYDADGWAEVTVPGHWVLQGDGAFGLPIYTNHLYPFPVDPPHVPTENPTGDHLRVFDLPEDWPADGGAVIRFDGVESCARVWLNGTDIGEFKGSRLAHEFAVGHLLKPKDNVLAVRVHQWSAGSYLEDQDQWWLPGIFREVTLLHRPAGAVLDFFVHASYDHLTGEGTLRVDSDVDGRVLVPALDIDVATGETATTLVAPWSAESPRLYDGELVTEGERVPLRIGFRTVVLEDGLIKVNGKAVLFKGVNRHEWHPEKGRTLDLETMREDVLLMKRHNINAVRTSHYPPHPAFLDLCDEYGLWVIDECDLETHGFTEQDWRDNPVDDDRWTPALLDRAARMVERDKNHPSIVFWSLGNEAGTGRGLTAMAEWIHGRDSSRLVHYEGDWNCRDTDVYSRMYANHAEVEQIGKELDGGTLGRRALPFIQCEYGHAMGNGPGGIADYQELFEKYDRLQGGFIWEWIDHGVKHPELGYAYGGDFGEELHDGNFVCDGLIFPDRTPSPGLIEYKKVIEPVRIDGADGTVRITNTYDFADLSGLAFEWSYQVDGETVEAGTLSVPALAPGESADLKLPEPPAHEAAEAQWTVRALLASDTAWAPKDHVVAWGQFPASSGVRPSVAPTDRPVRGEKLITLGPASFDGRTGALKTIGGVAVESPRLDVWRATTDNDEGTEWASGIRYSTLWRTLGLHRMRHRLDSVDLGEDALTVRTRVAPAAREVGLAVVYRWTSDGSRLRLTVSVGPEGEWTQPLPRLGIRLGLPEADQVKWYGGGPGEAYPDTRKASMVGRWQASVDELQTPYLRPQENGARADVRWVELGGLRIEGDPEFSFTARRWTTEQLDAATHLTDLTPGDTVWVNLDHGHHGIGSQSCGPGPLPQYHLRAEPAEFSFVFSVLPR; encoded by the coding sequence ATGTCTTTCCGCACGACCAGCGCTTTCGACTACGTCGAGGACGTCTCACCCGGCAGCGGGGCCCTTCCGCCCCGCGCCTGGTACGCCTCCTCCGACGCGAAGGCCCTGCCCCTCGACGGCGCCTGGCGCTTTAGGCTCTCGGCGACCGCCGACGCCGAGGACGACTCCTTCGCCGAGGAGGGATACGACGCCGACGGCTGGGCCGAGGTCACGGTCCCCGGGCACTGGGTCCTCCAGGGAGACGGAGCCTTCGGGCTGCCCATCTACACCAACCACCTGTACCCCTTCCCGGTGGACCCGCCGCACGTTCCGACGGAGAACCCGACCGGCGACCACCTGCGCGTCTTCGACCTGCCGGAGGACTGGCCCGCCGACGGCGGCGCGGTCATCCGGTTCGACGGTGTCGAGTCCTGCGCCCGGGTCTGGCTCAACGGCACGGACATCGGCGAGTTCAAGGGCTCCCGCCTCGCGCACGAGTTCGCCGTCGGCCATCTGCTGAAGCCGAAGGACAACGTCCTCGCGGTCCGCGTGCACCAGTGGTCGGCCGGGTCCTACCTGGAGGACCAGGACCAGTGGTGGCTGCCGGGCATCTTCCGCGAGGTGACCCTGCTGCACCGCCCGGCGGGCGCTGTCCTCGACTTCTTCGTGCACGCCTCCTACGACCACCTGACGGGCGAGGGCACCCTGCGTGTCGACTCCGACGTCGACGGCCGGGTGCTGGTGCCCGCCCTCGACATCGATGTCGCCACCGGTGAGACGGCGACCACCCTGGTGGCGCCGTGGAGCGCCGAGAGCCCCCGGCTCTACGACGGCGAGCTGGTCACCGAGGGCGAGCGGGTCCCGCTCAGGATCGGCTTCCGTACGGTCGTCCTCGAAGACGGGCTGATCAAGGTCAACGGCAAGGCGGTCCTGTTCAAGGGCGTCAACCGGCACGAGTGGCACCCCGAGAAGGGCCGCACCCTCGATCTGGAGACCATGCGCGAGGACGTGCTGTTGATGAAGCGGCACAACATCAACGCCGTGCGCACCTCGCACTACCCGCCGCACCCGGCCTTCCTGGACCTGTGCGACGAGTACGGCCTGTGGGTCATCGACGAGTGCGACCTGGAGACCCACGGCTTCACCGAGCAGGACTGGCGGGACAACCCCGTCGACGACGACCGCTGGACCCCGGCCCTCCTGGACCGCGCGGCCCGCATGGTCGAGCGGGACAAGAACCACCCCTCGATCGTCTTCTGGTCGCTGGGCAACGAGGCCGGCACCGGCCGCGGACTGACCGCGATGGCGGAGTGGATCCACGGCCGTGACTCCTCGCGCCTGGTGCACTACGAGGGCGACTGGAACTGCCGGGACACCGACGTGTACTCGCGGATGTACGCGAACCACGCCGAGGTCGAGCAGATCGGCAAGGAGCTCGACGGCGGCACCCTGGGGCGCCGCGCACTCCCCTTCATCCAGTGCGAGTACGGCCACGCCATGGGCAACGGCCCCGGTGGCATCGCCGACTACCAGGAGCTCTTCGAGAAGTACGACCGTCTCCAGGGCGGCTTCATCTGGGAGTGGATCGACCACGGCGTCAAGCATCCCGAGCTCGGTTACGCCTACGGCGGCGACTTCGGCGAGGAGCTGCACGACGGCAACTTCGTCTGCGACGGCCTGATCTTCCCGGACCGCACGCCCTCCCCCGGCCTGATCGAGTACAAGAAGGTCATCGAGCCGGTCCGCATCGACGGCGCCGACGGCACCGTACGGATCACCAACACGTACGACTTCGCCGACCTGTCCGGGCTCGCCTTCGAGTGGTCGTACCAGGTGGACGGCGAGACGGTCGAGGCCGGCACCCTCTCCGTGCCGGCGCTGGCGCCCGGGGAGTCGGCGGACCTGAAGCTGCCGGAGCCGCCCGCGCACGAGGCCGCGGAGGCGCAGTGGACGGTGCGGGCGCTGCTGGCGTCCGACACGGCCTGGGCGCCGAAGGACCACGTCGTCGCGTGGGGCCAGTTCCCGGCTTCGTCAGGGGTACGGCCCTCCGTCGCGCCCACCGACCGGCCGGTGCGCGGCGAGAAGCTGATCACCCTGGGTCCGGCGTCCTTCGACGGCCGTACCGGTGCGCTCAAGACGATCGGCGGGGTCGCTGTCGAGAGCCCGCGGCTGGACGTGTGGCGGGCGACGACCGACAACGACGAGGGCACGGAGTGGGCCTCCGGCATCCGCTACAGCACGCTGTGGCGGACCCTGGGCCTGCACAGGATGCGGCACCGGCTGGACTCGGTGGACCTGGGCGAGGACGCGCTGACGGTCCGGACCCGGGTCGCGCCCGCCGCTCGCGAGGTGGGGCTCGCCGTCGTGTACCGCTGGACCTCGGACGGCTCGCGGCTTCGCCTGACGGTGTCCGTCGGCCCCGAGGGCGAGTGGACCCAGCCGCTGCCCCGGCTCGGCATCCGGCTCGGACTCCCCGAGGCCGACCAGGTGAAGTGGTACGGCGGCGGCCCCGGCGAGGCCTACCCGGACACCCGGAAGGCGTCCATGGTCGGGCGCTGGCAGGCGAGCGTGGACGAGCTGCAGACGCCGTATCTGCGCCCGCAGGAGAACGGCGCCCGCGCCGACGTCCGCTGGGTGGAGCTCGGCGGTCTGCGGATCGAGGGCGACCCGGAGTTCTCCTTCACCGCCCGGCGCTGGACGACCGAGCAGCTGGACGCGGCCACTCACCTCACCGACCTCACCCCCGGTGACACGGTCTGGGTCAACCTCGACCACGGCCACCACGGCATCGGCTCACAGTCCTGCGGACCGGGCCCGCTGCCGCAGTACCACCTGCGGGCCGAGCCGGCGGAGTTCTCGTTCGTCTTCTCGGTGCTCCCCCGGTGA
- a CDS encoding ATP-binding cassette domain-containing protein: protein MPGSIEVRGLSRTFHTTVRRPGLAGTLRSLVNPERVAKHAVSDITFDVAPGELLALLGPNGAGKSTTIKVLTGILTPTSGEARVAGVVPYQDRERNARNIGAVFGQRTQLWWDLPVRESFSILRDIYEVPKAEHAARLKEFDDILELSTFWDTRVRHLSLGQRVRCDLAAALLHDPPVVFLDEPTIGMDVVVKEQVREFLRHQVEERGRTVLLTTHDMTEVERLAERVVLINHGRLVLDGSLDEIRRRFGSTWQVRATLADAHTDVVPLPGIAVLRKEGPQVVFGPESPDGPDSPTVHQALKAVIERYEVTGVAIDEADLEDVMRAAYVHAEAV, encoded by the coding sequence GTGCCCGGAAGCATCGAGGTTCGCGGCCTGTCCCGCACCTTCCACACCACCGTCCGTCGCCCCGGCCTCGCCGGCACCCTTCGCTCCCTGGTCAACCCGGAGCGGGTCGCCAAGCACGCCGTCTCGGACATCACCTTCGACGTGGCACCCGGCGAACTCCTCGCCCTGCTCGGCCCGAACGGCGCCGGCAAGTCCACCACCATCAAAGTGCTCACCGGCATCCTCACACCCACCTCCGGCGAGGCCCGGGTGGCGGGCGTGGTGCCGTACCAGGATCGCGAACGCAACGCCCGCAACATCGGCGCGGTGTTCGGGCAGCGCACCCAGCTGTGGTGGGACCTGCCGGTGCGCGAGTCGTTCTCGATCCTCAGGGACATCTACGAGGTGCCGAAGGCCGAACACGCCGCGCGCCTCAAGGAGTTCGACGACATCCTGGAACTCTCCACGTTCTGGGACACCCGGGTGCGCCATCTCTCCCTCGGCCAACGGGTGCGCTGTGACCTGGCCGCCGCGCTGCTGCACGACCCGCCGGTCGTCTTCCTCGACGAGCCGACCATCGGCATGGACGTGGTGGTCAAGGAGCAGGTGCGGGAGTTCCTGCGCCACCAGGTGGAGGAGCGCGGCCGGACGGTCCTGCTGACCACCCACGACATGACCGAGGTCGAGCGGCTCGCCGAACGGGTCGTCCTGATCAACCACGGCAGGCTCGTCCTCGACGGCAGCCTCGACGAGATCCGCCGCAGGTTCGGCTCCACCTGGCAGGTCCGCGCGACCCTCGCCGACGCGCACACCGACGTCGTCCCACTGCCGGGGATCGCGGTGCTGCGCAAGGAGGGCCCCCAGGTCGTGTTCGGCCCCGAGAGCCCCGACGGACCGGACTCCCCCACCGTGCACCAGGCCCTGAAGGCGGTCATCGAGCGGTACGAGGTGACGGGCGTCGCCATCGACGAGGCCGACCTCGAAGACGTGATGCGGGCGGCCTACGTCCACGCCGAGGCGGTCTGA
- a CDS encoding ABC-2 family transporter protein produces MAVLHAWRAARVTPLGELHAPPRMTAVLVRLAVQVVLVASLWHGLYAHTGTTAGLTEGQAVTYAVLAVLASRLRELDQYAGRDTVLQHMHFGTIVYWYLRPLPPQRYHALRALGEQVYGFAWALGGYLVCLAAGVVDPPRSAAVAGVFALSLLLGQCVLYFVLLTLDQLCFWTVRNNAAMLILIFAQNLLSGVYAPLWFFPDWFITLSTFLPFQATLSVPLSLYIGRIPLSDAFEQLAIQAFWVVALFLFTRFLWRRAARRVISQGG; encoded by the coding sequence ATGGCCGTCCTGCACGCCTGGCGCGCCGCCCGGGTCACCCCGCTAGGCGAGCTGCACGCGCCGCCCCGGATGACGGCCGTCCTGGTCCGCCTGGCCGTCCAGGTGGTCCTGGTGGCCTCCCTGTGGCACGGCCTGTACGCACACACCGGCACCACCGCGGGCCTCACCGAGGGCCAGGCCGTCACGTACGCCGTGCTGGCCGTACTCGCCTCCCGCCTGCGGGAGTTGGACCAGTACGCGGGCCGGGACACCGTGCTGCAGCACATGCACTTCGGCACGATCGTCTACTGGTACCTGCGCCCGCTGCCGCCCCAGCGCTACCACGCCCTGCGCGCCCTCGGCGAGCAGGTGTACGGCTTCGCATGGGCGCTCGGCGGCTACCTGGTCTGTCTCGCGGCCGGCGTGGTGGATCCGCCCAGGTCGGCCGCGGTGGCGGGGGTGTTCGCGCTGAGTCTGCTGCTCGGCCAGTGCGTCCTGTACTTCGTGCTGCTCACCCTGGACCAGCTGTGCTTCTGGACGGTCCGCAACAACGCGGCGATGCTGATCCTGATCTTCGCGCAGAACCTGCTGTCCGGTGTGTACGCGCCGCTGTGGTTCTTCCCGGACTGGTTCATCACGCTGAGCACATTCCTGCCGTTCCAGGCCACGTTGAGCGTGCCGCTGTCCCTCTACATCGGGCGCATCCCGCTCTCCGACGCCTTCGAACAGCTGGCGATCCAGGCGTTCTGGGTCGTGGCGCTCTTCCTGTTCACCCGTTTCCTGTGGCGGCGGGCCGCCCGCCGCGTCATCTCCCAAGGAGGCTGA